CACGCCTGGCCGAGAGCTGGGACTCGGTGGGCCTGGTGTGTGGAGATCCCAAAGCTGTTGTGCAGCAGGTTCTGTACACAGTCGACGTCACCGATGCAGTGGTCGACGAAGCCATTGCCTGGGGCGCCGATCTGATCGTGGCCCACCACCCATTGCTGCTCAAAGGCGTGGACACCGTGGCGGCCGACACCGCGAAGGGGTCGGTGATCCACCGTTTGATCAAGGCCGACTGCGCACTGTTCACCGCCCACACCAATGCCGACTCCGCCGATCCGGGTGTATCCGACGCACTCGCAGCCGCCCTCGGCGTGATCGACACCAGGCCCCTCGACCCCATTCCTGCTCCTGCACACGACAAGTGGGTGGTCTTCGTACCGACCTCCGACTCGGCCGCGGTACGGCAGGCCCTGTTCGACGCCGGAGCCGGACAGATCGGCGACTACAGCGAAGCCAGCTGGCAGGCGACCGGTCTCGGCCAATTCCGTCCCGGCCCGAATGCGCACCCGACACTGGGCATTCTCGGTGAGGTGCACACGGAGACCGAGGATCGAATCGAGGTTGTTGCCCCCAAAGCAGAACGTGCGCAGTTGCTTTCGGCTCTACGTCACGCCCACCCCTACGAGGAGCCCGCGTTCGATGTCTTCGAGTCCGCGGCATTGCCGTCGTGCACCGGCTTGGGACGCATCGGTCGACTGCCGAATCCGATGACCCTCGCCGAGTTCACCGACGTCGTCCGCGAAGCGCTACCTGCCACGACGTGGGGAGTACGCGCTGCAGGAAATCCCGAGGCCACGGTCTCGGTGGTGGCGATGTGCGGGGGAGCAGGCGATTCGTTCCTGTCTGCCGTCGCGCGAACGGACGCCGACGTGTACGTCACCTCGGATCTGCGGCACCACCCTGTCGACGAACATCTGCGCGCGGGTGGGCCCGCGGTGATCGACACCGCGCACTGGGCGTCGGAGTTCCCGTGGTGTGAACAGGCGCGCACCATCGTCGACACCGCGTTCGGTGACACGGACGGGTGGAGCAGCAGGGTCACCGATGTGCGCACCGACCCCTGGACGCTGTGATCGGTGACGATCGTGACTTGTGAACCCCTGGCGACAGGCGGTCGAAGCCGATCCGGCTCTCTCGGTTTCGAGCAGCCGGTAGGGTGATCTCTTACCAACTTCCATAGTCGCAGGAGTCATCAAGCGTGAACGTCGATCCCAAAGTCCAGGCCTCGCTGCTCGAATTGGCCGGTGTGGATACCGAACTCTCGCAGATCGCCCACCGCCGCAAAAGCCTCCCCGAGCAGCAGGAGGTGGACAAGCTCGAGACCGAGCGC
The nucleotide sequence above comes from Rhodococcoides fascians A25f. Encoded proteins:
- a CDS encoding Nif3-like dinuclear metal center hexameric protein, encoding MTVTLADVIEVLDNAYPPRLAESWDSVGLVCGDPKAVVQQVLYTVDVTDAVVDEAIAWGADLIVAHHPLLLKGVDTVAADTAKGSVIHRLIKADCALFTAHTNADSADPGVSDALAAALGVIDTRPLDPIPAPAHDKWVVFVPTSDSAAVRQALFDAGAGQIGDYSEASWQATGLGQFRPGPNAHPTLGILGEVHTETEDRIEVVAPKAERAQLLSALRHAHPYEEPAFDVFESAALPSCTGLGRIGRLPNPMTLAEFTDVVREALPATTWGVRAAGNPEATVSVVAMCGGAGDSFLSAVARTDADVYVTSDLRHHPVDEHLRAGGPAVIDTAHWASEFPWCEQARTIVDTAFGDTDGWSSRVTDVRTDPWTL